In Leclercia sp. LSNIH1, the genomic stretch GTATGCTGAGCTGGTTAACAACCGCCCGGCGGCCACACTGCGTGACCTGCTGGCGCTGAACCCGGGTGACGAGGCTGTGAGCATTGACGACGTAGAGCCTGCGTCTGAACTGTTCAAACGCTTCGATACCGCTGCGATGTCCATCGGTGCGCTGAGCCCTGAAGCCCACGAGGCGCTGGCCGAAGCGATGAACAGCATCGGCGGCAACTCTAACTCCGGCGAAGGCGGTGAAGATCCGGCGCGCTACGGCACCAATAAAGTGTCGCGTATCAAGCAGGTGGCATCCGGTCGCTTCGGTGTGACCCCAGCGTACCTGGTCAACGCCGACGTGATTCAGATTAAAGTCGCTCAGGGTGCAAAACCGGGCGAAGGCGGCCAGTTACCGGGTGACAAAGTGACCCCATACATCGCCAAACTGCGCTACTCGGTACCGGGCGTGACGCTCATCTCCCCGCCGCCGCACCACGATATCTACTCTATCGAGGACTTAGCGCAGCTGATTTTCGATCTGAAACAGGTCAACCCGAAAGCGATGATCTCCGTGAAGCTGGTTTCCGAACCGGGTGTCGGCACCATCGCCACCGGCGTGGCAAAAGCCTATGCGGATCTCATCACCATCGCCGGTTACGACGGCGGCACCGGCGCAAGCCCGCTCTCCTCCGTGAAGTATGCGGGCTGTCCGTGGGAGCTGGGCCTGGTGGAAACCCAGCAGGCGCTGGTGGCTAACGGCCTGCGTCACAAGATCCGTCTGCAGGTGGATGGCGGCCTGAAAACCGGTCTCGACATCATTAAAGCGGCGATTCTGGGTGCAGAGAGCTTTGGTTTCGGTACCGGCCCGATGGTGGCGCTGGGCTGTAAATACCTGCGTATTTGTCACCTGAACAACTGCGCAACCGGTGTTGCTACCCAGGACGAGAAGCTGCGTAAGAACCACTATCACGGTCTGCCGTTCAAAGTGACCAACTACTTTGACTTCATCGCCCGCGAAACCCGCGAGCTGATGGCGCAGCTGGGCGTAACGCGTCTGGTGGATCTGATTGGCCGTACCGACCTGCTGAAAGAGCTGGACGGGTTCACGGCTAAACAGCAGAACCTGAAGCTTTCCCGCCTGCTGGAAACGGCTGAGCCTAAGGCGGGCAAAGCGGTCTACTGCACCGAGAACAACCCGCCGTTCGACAATGGCGTGCTGAATGCGCAGCTGTTACAGCAGGCGAAGCCGTTTGTGGATGAGAAGCAGAGCAAAACCTTCTGGTTTGATATTCGCAACACCGACCGTTCCGTAGGCGCGTCGCTCTCTGGCTACATCGCGCAGACGCACGGCGACCAGGGCCTGGCTGCCGATCCGATTATCGCGCACTTCAGCGGTACCGCGGGCCAGAGCTTCGGCGTCTGGAACGCCGGCGGCGTTGAGCTGTACCTGACTGGCGATGCCAACGACTACGTCGGTAAAGGCATGGCGGGCGGTCTGCTGGCGGTACGTCCTCCGGTGGGTTCTGCCTTCCGCAGCTGTGATGCGAGCATCATCGGCAACACCTGTCTGTACGGTGCCACCGGTGGTCGTCTGTTCGCCGCAGGCCGTGCAGGTGAGCGTTTTGCGGTGCGTAACTCCGGTGCTATCACCGTGGTGGAAGGTATCGGCGATAACGGCTGTGAATACATGACCGGCGGGATTGTCTGCGTACTGGGCAAAACGGGCGTTAACTTCGGTGCAGGTATGACCGGTGGTTTCGCCTACGTACTGGATGAAGACGGTGAGTTCCGCAAACGCGTGAACACGGAACTGGTGGAAGTGCTGGAGGTTGATAGCCTGGCGATCCACGAAGAGCACCTGCGTGGTCTGATTACCGAGCACGTGCATCATACCGGTTCCGTGCGCGGCGAAGAGATCCTGGCCAACTGGCCGGCGTTCTCTGCGAAATTCGCGCTGGTTAAACCGAAGTCCAGCGATGTTAAAGCCCTGTTGGGTCACCGTAGTCGTAGCGCAGCAGAGCTGCGTGTGCAGGCGCAGTAAGGAATTCAGATGAGCCAGAATGTTTACCAGTTTATCGACCTGCAGCGTGTGGATCCGCCGAAGAAGCCGCTGAAGATCCGTAAAATTGAATTTGTTGAAATTTATGAGCCGTTTTCCGAAGGCCAGGCCAAAGCACAGGCAGACCGTTGCCTCTCCTGCGGCAACCCGTACTGCGAATGGAAATGTCCGGTGCATAACTACATCCCGAACTGGCTGAAGCTGGCTAACGAAGGACGTATTTTTGAGGCCGCCGAGCTCTCTCACCAGACCAACACCCTGCCGGAAGTGTGCGGCCGCGTGTGTCCGCAGGACCGTCTGTGTGAAGGCTCCTGCACCCTGAACGACGAGTTCGGCGCGGTGACCATCGGCAATATTGAACGCTATATCAACGATAAAGCGTTTGAGATGGGCTGGCGCCCGGACATGACCGGCGTGCGTCAGACGGATAAACGCGTGGCGATCATCGGTGCCGGTCCGGCAGGCCTGGCCTGTGCCGACGTGCTGACCCGCAACGGCGTGAAGGCGGTGGTGTTTGACCGTCATCCGGAGATCGGCGGTCTGCTGACCTTCGGCATCCCGGCCTTCAAGCTGGAAAAAGAGGTGATGACCCGCCGCCGTGAAATCTTCACCGGCATGGGCATTGAGTTCAAACTCAACACCGAAGTGGGCCGCGACGTGATGCTCGACGATCTGCTGAAAGATTACGACGCCGTATTCCTGGGCGTGGGTACCTATCAGTCGATGCGTGGCGGGCTGGAGAACGAAGAGGCGCCGGGCGTATACGACGCGCTGCCGTTCCTGATTGCCAACACCAAGCAGCTGATGGGCTATGGCGAAACCGCCGACGAGCCGTTTGTGAGTATGGAAGGCAAACGCGTAGTGGTGCTGGGCGGGGGCGATACCGCGATGGACTGCGTGCGGACCTCCATTCGTCAGAATGCGGCACACGTAATCTGCGCATACCGTCGTGACGAAGAGAACATGCCGGGCTCAAAACGCGAAGTGAAAAACGCGCGTGAAGAGGGCGTGGAATTCCAGTTCAACATCCAGCCTCTGGGTATTGAAGTGAATGCCAACGGCAGAGTGAGCGGCGTGAAGATGGCGCGTACCGAGATGGGAGCCCCGGATGCCAAAGGCCGTCGCCGCGCCGAGATTGTGGCTGGTTCGGAGTTTGTGATCCCGGCTGACGCGGTCGTCATGGCGTTCGGTTTCCGCCCTCACAGCATGGAGTGGCTGGCGAAGCACAGCGTCGAGCTGGATTCACAGGGCCGCATCATCGCCCCGGAAGGCAGCGACAACGCGTTCCAGACCAGCAACCCGAAAATCTTCGCCGGTGGCGATATCGTTCGCGGTTCAGACCTGGTGGTGACCGCCATTGCCGAAGGCCGTAAAGCAGCTGACGGCATCATGAACTACCTCGAAGTGTGATCCTGACGGATCGGCGGGCCTGCTCGCCGATCCGATTACAAGTAAACAAGGCTGATAACGGCTTCACCATCCAGCTTAATCGTCTGGCTACTTCCTAACGCGTTCGCCACCGTGGCGCTAACCTGCAACGGTATCGTGGCTGTGCTGATGGGTTGCGGAGCCAGCGTGCCTTTTTGCACCAGGGTATAAAAATAATCCTGCTTTGTTGGCAACGGCAGCAGGTCACTTTTTTCCCAGGTTCCTTTCGGATTTACCGCACCGGCAACCTCCACCGCCACGCTGCGATCGCCATCTGATGCGATGACATTCATGGCATCAATCTGCACGGCATAACTGCCGATGGGCTTGTTTTCCGCCGTCATGCCCAGGCCAAACAGCCGTGATGGATCACTGACATACTGACCGCCGTTAATCTGAAAACGTGGCCCTTCCTGGCCTTGATTATCCCTGCCCCAGACGACCGAAGTGGCCCGCGTATCCCGCGCGGTGATGGCTACCGCCGTGGACGATTCACAGGTGATGCTCAAAACCAGATCCCGCGTTCCCAGCTGTGTAAAAGCGTTGCGGGTTAAGCTCCCGGCGCTGCGCGAATTGAAGTCCACAACGCCATTATTGCTCAGGACGGGCGTGCAGGCAGCGGCATCGGCGGTAAGCTCAAAATCAATACTGACGGTGTCACTCGCCATGACAGGCACCGCCATGAAGGCCGCAATTAGCAGGCAAAAACCACGCATCATTGCGCCTCCAGGTTTATATTCAGGTTTCCGCGCCAGGTGGTCTGTTCCGTTACCGGACCGGGTTTAACGCGCGTCGCCACCAGCAGGGAGATGGAGGCATTTTTGCCAAACACCTCATCGCCGTTGCTGAATGCCAGCCCCTCGTTCAGCGACACCTGTAACGTTTCACTGCTCCCGGAGCGGAGCACGGTATCCGCTCTGTTTACCGACGCAAGACGCACCGGACGATCGTCAACGTACGCATGTGCTGCCGTAATGAGCATCTCCCCTTCGCTACCGAATGAGAAGGTGCCGTTATGCGGCAGGTCGCTGCCGAAAAACAGCCGTATTCGCTGCGGTTCGCTACAGTTCACCTGCACCTTAATCTGTTTTTCCGGAAGCGTTATCCACGGCCCGGTAGCCTGCTGTCGCTCGGCCGGGCTTAGCCGGGTGTAGGCGATCTTTTGCTGGCTGGCGATAAGCTGGCACTCCGCCAGGCTCTGGCAGGGTATTAACCCTATCGCCGCCAGCAGCAGATAACATTTCATTGGCACACTCCTTTTGCCGTTTCATAAAATACGTCCGTCTGCGCCTGGTCTGGCAGGGTTAGCTGAATGCGGCAACTCCCGGATTCATCCTGCGCCACCAGTACCTGTCGCGCGCTGGCGTTGTTCAGGAATACCACGCCATCATCAACCGAGGTGGTAAGGTAGTTGCCTTGCGTATCCATAATGGCTCTGTTTTTCGGCAGCTTTTTGCCATCCTGCATGGTCACTTCAAGCAAGACGCGGCGCTGGGTTACGGCAGCAAACTGAACCTTACTTACCGATCCCCTGCCCAGACTCAGGAATCGAGTCCCG encodes the following:
- the gltD gene encoding glutamate synthase subunit GltD; the encoded protein is MSQNVYQFIDLQRVDPPKKPLKIRKIEFVEIYEPFSEGQAKAQADRCLSCGNPYCEWKCPVHNYIPNWLKLANEGRIFEAAELSHQTNTLPEVCGRVCPQDRLCEGSCTLNDEFGAVTIGNIERYINDKAFEMGWRPDMTGVRQTDKRVAIIGAGPAGLACADVLTRNGVKAVVFDRHPEIGGLLTFGIPAFKLEKEVMTRRREIFTGMGIEFKLNTEVGRDVMLDDLLKDYDAVFLGVGTYQSMRGGLENEEAPGVYDALPFLIANTKQLMGYGETADEPFVSMEGKRVVVLGGGDTAMDCVRTSIRQNAAHVICAYRRDEENMPGSKREVKNAREEGVEFQFNIQPLGIEVNANGRVSGVKMARTEMGAPDAKGRRRAEIVAGSEFVIPADAVVMAFGFRPHSMEWLAKHSVELDSQGRIIAPEGSDNAFQTSNPKIFAGGDIVRGSDLVVTAIAEGRKAADGIMNYLEV
- a CDS encoding DUF1120 domain-containing protein; this translates as MMRGFCLLIAAFMAVPVMASDTVSIDFELTADAAACTPVLSNNGVVDFNSRSAGSLTRNAFTQLGTRDLVLSITCESSTAVAITARDTRATSVVWGRDNQGQEGPRFQINGGQYVSDPSRLFGLGMTAENKPIGSYAVQIDAMNVIASDGDRSVAVEVAGAVNPKGTWEKSDLLPLPTKQDYFYTLVQKGTLAPQPISTATIPLQVSATVANALGSSQTIKLDGEAVISLVYL